The Lathyrus oleraceus cultivar Zhongwan6 chromosome 5, CAAS_Psat_ZW6_1.0, whole genome shotgun sequence genome includes the window ACAAGCTCTATCGTACTCGCGAGCGTTCTCGTTATCTCTTAGCTCATGGATATTCTGACATTCCTGAAGAAGACACATTTACCAATGTTGATGAGGTATAGGTTTCTATAAAAACTGTGTTTTATTTGGTCGAATGAGTTTATCGGTTCGACAGATACTAACTTATGTTAATTTGTATAGTTTTTGGAACCTCTTGAACTCTGCTACAGATCACTCTGTGCTTGTGGTGATCGTGCAATTGCTGACGGAAGCCTTCTTGATTTCTTGAGGCAAGTCTCGACTTTTGGACTATCACTGGTAAGGCTTGATATAAGGCAAGAGTCAGATCGTCACACGGACGTGATGGATGCGATTACCAAACATTTGGAAATTGGGTCCTACCAAGAATGGTCCGAAGAAAAGAGACAGGAATGGCTTTTGTCTGAGTTGGTTGGCAAAAGGCCGCTTTTCGGACCTGACCTGCCCACAACCGATGAAATTAGAGATGTTTTAGACACATTTCATGTCATAGCTGAACTACCGTCAGACAACTTCGGAGCCTATATCATATCAATGGCAACTGCACCGTCTGATGTGTTGGCCGTTGAACTTCTTCAACGCGAATGCAAAATCAAGAATCCGTTGAGAGTTGTTCCGTTGTTTGAGAAACTTGCCGATCTTGAGGCTGCTCCTGCTGCGTTGGCCCGGTTGTTCTCGATTGACTGGTACAGAAACCGGATTGACGGGAAGCAAGAAGTTATGATCGGATATTCTGATTCAGGTAAAGATGCTGGAAGGTTTTCTGCAGCGTGGCAGCTATATAAGGCTCAGGAGGAGCTCATAAATGTTGCTCAGAAATTCAGTGTTAAGTTAACCATGTTCCACGGTCGGGGTGGAACTGTTGGAAGAGGAGGCGGACCTACTCATCTTGCTATCTTGTCTCAACCACCAGACACAATTCACGGATCGCTTCGTGTGACGGTTCAAGGTGAAGTAATTGAACAGTCGTTCGGAGAGGAGCACTTGTGCTTTAGAACCCTGCAACGTTTCACTGCTGCCACTCTAGAACACGGAATGCGTCCCCCAAGTTCTCCAAAACCGGAATGGCGCGCCTTGATGGATCAGATGGCTATCATTGCTACCGAGGAGTACCGTTCAATTGTGTTCAAGGAACCACGTTTTGTTGAGTATTTCCGTCTGGTAAGACATCACAAAATCATTAACTTTTATAGGGACTAAACTCGAAAGGTTGCAATTTTGTGAACTTTTAGATTATATCAATCATTGTCGACTTTCTCCATGTCATGTAGGCTACACCAGAGATGGAGTATGGAAGGATGAACATTGGGAGTCGGCCGGCAAAGAGAaggcctagtggaggcatagaaaCACTCCGTGCGATACCATGGATCTTTGCGTGGACACAAACAAGGTTTCATCTTCCCGTATGGCTAGGCTTTGGATCCGCATTTAAACAAGTTATCGAGAAGGATGTAAAGAATCTTCATATGCTGCAAGATATGTACAACCAATGGCCTTTCTTTAGGGTCACAATCGATTTAGTTGAAATGGTGTTCGCCAAGGGAGACCCTGGAATTGCAGCACTGAATGATAGGCTCCTAGTTTCACAGGACCTCTGGCCATTCGGGGAACAGTTGAGGAACAAATACGAAGAAACTAAGAAACTCTTACTTC containing:
- the LOC127086214 gene encoding phosphoenolpyruvate carboxylase; this encodes MANKMEKMASIDAQLRQLAPAKVSEDDKLIEYDALLLDRFLDILQDLHGEDLKDSVQEVYELSAEYERKHDPKKLEELGKLITGLDAGDSIVVAKSFSHMLNLANLAEEVQIAHRRRNKLKKGDFRDESNATTESDIEETLKKLVFNMKKSPQEVFDALKNQTVDLVLTAHPTQSVRRSLLQKHARVRNCLSQLYAKDITPDDKQELDESLQREIQAAFRTDEIKRTPPTPQDEMRAGMSYFHETIWKGVPKFLRRVDTALKNIGINERVPYNAPLIQFSSWMGGDRDGNPRVTPEVTRDVCLLARMMAANLYYSQIEDLMFELSMWRCNDELRDRAEELHRNSKKDEVAKHYIEFWKKVPLNEPYRVVLGDIRDKLYRTRERSRYLLAHGYSDIPEEDTFTNVDEFLEPLELCYRSLCACGDRAIADGSLLDFLRQVSTFGLSLVRLDIRQESDRHTDVMDAITKHLEIGSYQEWSEEKRQEWLLSELVGKRPLFGPDLPTTDEIRDVLDTFHVIAELPSDNFGAYIISMATAPSDVLAVELLQRECKIKNPLRVVPLFEKLADLEAAPAALARLFSIDWYRNRIDGKQEVMIGYSDSGKDAGRFSAAWQLYKAQEELINVAQKFSVKLTMFHGRGGTVGRGGGPTHLAILSQPPDTIHGSLRVTVQGEVIEQSFGEEHLCFRTLQRFTAATLEHGMRPPSSPKPEWRALMDQMAIIATEEYRSIVFKEPRFVEYFRLATPEMEYGRMNIGSRPAKRRPSGGIETLRAIPWIFAWTQTRFHLPVWLGFGSAFKQVIEKDVKNLHMLQDMYNQWPFFRVTIDLVEMVFAKGDPGIAALNDRLLVSQDLWPFGEQLRNKYEETKKLLLQVATHKEVLEGDPYLKQRLRLRDSYITTLNVFQAYTLKRIRDPKSSVNASRLPLSRESPEATKPADELVTLNPTSEYAPGLEDTLILTMKGIAAGMQNTG